A window from Candidatus Nitrospira neomarina encodes these proteins:
- a CDS encoding response regulator codes for MSNRSPSLRKLVLIVDDEPAVRRTVRGALESSGIECAESENGAEALAWLEENEVDLVLADYHMPIMSGLTLLERVNGSLNGRTPRVILLSGVIDEIHKHKAKGLGAYAIIDKPCNFRELVEKVNEALDF; via the coding sequence GTGAGCAACCGTTCTCCCTCTCTCAGAAAACTTGTGCTGATTGTGGATGATGAGCCTGCCGTCCGCCGAACTGTACGGGGTGCATTAGAATCCTCTGGCATTGAATGCGCCGAGTCGGAAAACGGCGCCGAAGCACTGGCATGGTTGGAAGAAAACGAAGTCGATCTCGTCCTGGCTGACTATCACATGCCTATTATGAGTGGACTGACCTTGTTGGAACGAGTCAACGGTTCCTTGAATGGCAGAACCCCTCGGGTCATCCTGCTCAGTGGAGTAATTGACGAAATACACAAGCACAAAGCCAAGGGACTTGGCGCCTATGCGATCATTGACAAACCCTGTAATTTCCGTGAACTTGTCGAAAAAGTAAACGAGGCTCTCGATTTCTAA
- a CDS encoding response regulator — MRILIVDDKKENLYLLDFLLKGNGYEVETANNGAQALEKLHVKNFDLIVSDILMPVMDGFQLCRNVKKEEQLKAIPLVFYTATYTDEKDEEFALGLGADRFIRKPKEPDEFMKIIKGIVSDRKQGKVISKPPDSQDEKEVFQLYSERLVMKLEKKMLDLEKEITERKHAEERQAEFGRILETSLNELYVFDGETLRLILVNKGARENLGYSMEELRCLSLPNLLEEVSPGPLREQLEALRIGNQHRVQFISAHRRKDGTTYPVEMHLECSTFESSPVFVGIVLDITERQKAEEALNQAETQLRQAQKMEVMGVLAGGIAHDFNNILSAILVYADLSMHLVQKESRIYSNLQEVLAAGKRAKDLVRQVLAFSRQSEQGQRPIQLRPIIQEALSLLRASLPATIEVQQHYNTESDVILADPTQIHQVMMNLCTNAYHAMRKKGGILKIRLESIEVTSEVAASQLHQNPGAYVRITVADTGLGMASEVREQIFKPYFTTKEESGGTGLGLAIGHSIITKYGGVIRVESAPEQGTVFEIDLPHLDVPAAVETPSEDSIPGGSGHILFVDDEEVLAFLWKQALEDLGYTVEVRTSSVEALEVFRNAPDAFHAVITDMTMPHMTGEVLAREVLQIRPNIPIILCTSFDQSSESMKGQATGIKTCLRKPLLIRDLAIALHQVLGQKHGGNV, encoded by the coding sequence ATGAGAATCCTAATCGTGGATGATAAAAAAGAGAATCTCTATCTCTTAGACTTTCTGTTGAAGGGAAATGGGTATGAGGTTGAGACAGCGAATAACGGAGCCCAGGCTCTGGAAAAACTTCATGTGAAAAACTTTGATCTCATAGTTTCTGACATTCTTATGCCTGTCATGGATGGTTTTCAGCTTTGTCGGAATGTCAAGAAAGAAGAACAATTGAAAGCGATCCCATTGGTTTTCTATACAGCTACGTATACGGACGAAAAAGATGAAGAGTTCGCTCTAGGATTAGGAGCTGACAGATTTATTCGGAAGCCCAAAGAGCCGGATGAATTCATGAAGATTATAAAAGGAATAGTCAGCGATAGAAAACAAGGCAAGGTCATTTCTAAACCGCCTGATTCACAGGATGAGAAGGAAGTCTTCCAGTTATATAGCGAACGGCTGGTGATGAAGCTAGAGAAAAAGATGCTGGACCTTGAAAAAGAAATCACAGAGCGCAAACATGCGGAAGAGAGACAAGCAGAATTTGGACGGATCTTAGAGACCTCCTTGAACGAGCTCTATGTGTTTGATGGTGAAACCCTACGATTGATACTGGTGAATAAGGGTGCACGGGAAAACCTTGGGTATTCGATGGAGGAGCTTCGATGCCTCTCGCTTCCCAATCTTTTGGAAGAGGTTTCTCCTGGGCCGCTTAGAGAACAGCTCGAAGCACTCCGGATTGGGAATCAACACCGTGTTCAGTTTATCTCTGCTCACCGACGAAAGGATGGGACGACGTATCCGGTCGAGATGCATCTCGAGTGCTCAACTTTTGAATCTTCACCAGTGTTCGTGGGGATCGTTCTTGATATTACTGAACGCCAGAAAGCCGAGGAGGCTCTTAATCAAGCGGAGACACAACTTCGCCAAGCGCAAAAGATGGAAGTCATGGGCGTTCTCGCTGGTGGAATTGCTCATGATTTCAATAATATCTTGTCGGCGATCCTGGTATACGCTGATCTCAGTATGCATCTCGTTCAAAAGGAGAGCCGAATCTATAGCAACCTACAAGAAGTGCTCGCGGCTGGGAAACGAGCTAAAGATCTTGTTAGGCAGGTCCTCGCATTCAGCCGTCAAAGTGAACAGGGGCAGAGACCAATACAGCTTCGCCCAATCATTCAGGAAGCCCTGTCGCTGCTTCGGGCATCCCTGCCTGCCACCATTGAGGTCCAGCAACACTACAACACGGAATCAGATGTCATTTTGGCAGATCCCACACAGATTCATCAGGTGATGATGAACCTCTGCACGAACGCTTACCATGCAATGCGGAAGAAGGGGGGCATCCTGAAAATACGGTTGGAGTCTATCGAAGTAACCTCAGAAGTCGCTGCTTCCCAACTACATCAGAACCCAGGAGCTTATGTTCGGATCACCGTAGCCGATACAGGCCTTGGTATGGCCTCCGAGGTACGTGAGCAGATATTCAAACCCTATTTCACCACAAAAGAGGAGTCGGGTGGAACCGGCTTGGGTCTAGCAATAGGACACAGCATTATCACCAAATACGGAGGGGTTATCAGAGTTGAAAGTGCACCAGAGCAGGGTACTGTCTTTGAAATCGATCTCCCTCATCTCGACGTGCCTGCTGCAGTTGAGACACCTTCTGAGGATTCCATCCCCGGAGGGAGTGGACATATTTTATTTGTGGATGATGAGGAGGTCCTGGCTTTTCTCTGGAAGCAAGCTTTAGAGGATCTCGGATATACGGTCGAGGTTCGAACGAGCAGCGTGGAAGCACTGGAGGTTTTCCGTAACGCTCCGGACGCTTTTCATGCGGTGATTACTGATATGACCATGCCTCACATGACCGGTGAAGTGTTGGCACGCGAGGTTTTGCAGATTAGACCTAACATCCCAATTATTCTTTGCACCAGTTTCGATCAAAGCAGTGAATCTATGAAAGGCCAAGCGACAGGAATTAAAACCTGTTTAAGGAAACCTCTCTTGATTCGAGATCTTGCCATTGCTCTTCATCAAGTCTTGGGGCAGAAGCATGGAGGAAACGTGTGA
- a CDS encoding WD40/YVTN/BNR-like repeat-containing protein yields the protein MSRILVTFLVSLVLGLTACGQRSDTIVSIALHPTKPNIIYVATDEAVYKSSDTGATWTRFAGELARTRVISLALDPQLSATVFAGTMGDGTYKSPDGGRTWHPYNSGIQKGTISAIVNQIVFNPLGTEMVYAATTVGVFRSLDGGRHWTERMQGMTEVSFVVTLAIDPQRPNVLYAGTTGGVYRTLNATESWEKASTGMVASDAKMASMVLGVNGIVVDPTNSDVVYAGTTDGLYKSIDQAEHWTKVEGSIQHAYISAIQLDPTNPSVLYMATSDRVQKSEDGGETWQPKIQGLEAASIRSLQMSPLDSRTLYVGTNGGGLYRSTDAGETWSRLPLTPASGD from the coding sequence ATGTCCCGAATTCTTGTGACCTTCCTTGTGTCCCTGGTGCTCGGATTGACGGCCTGCGGTCAACGAAGCGATACCATTGTGTCCATTGCCTTACATCCCACCAAACCCAACATTATATATGTGGCCACGGATGAAGCTGTATACAAGTCTTCCGATACGGGGGCCACATGGACCAGATTTGCGGGCGAATTAGCCCGGACCCGAGTGATTAGTCTTGCCCTTGACCCCCAACTGTCTGCCACCGTGTTTGCGGGAACGATGGGCGATGGGACCTATAAAAGCCCGGATGGGGGCCGGACGTGGCATCCCTACAATTCCGGGATTCAGAAAGGCACGATCTCGGCCATTGTCAATCAGATTGTGTTTAATCCTTTGGGGACGGAGATGGTGTATGCGGCGACAACCGTCGGGGTTTTTCGAAGTTTGGATGGCGGTCGACATTGGACTGAACGGATGCAAGGCATGACGGAGGTGAGTTTTGTGGTCACCCTGGCAATCGATCCCCAGCGTCCAAATGTCTTATATGCGGGGACGACGGGAGGTGTCTATCGCACGCTCAATGCCACGGAAAGTTGGGAAAAAGCCTCGACGGGCATGGTGGCCTCAGATGCCAAAATGGCTTCAATGGTGTTGGGAGTCAATGGAATCGTGGTAGATCCAACGAATAGTGACGTGGTGTATGCAGGGACCACGGATGGATTATATAAGTCGATCGACCAGGCCGAACATTGGACAAAGGTCGAAGGTAGCATTCAACACGCCTATATTAGTGCCATTCAACTGGATCCCACTAACCCGTCAGTTTTGTATATGGCGACCAGTGATCGGGTTCAAAAAAGTGAGGACGGAGGAGAAACCTGGCAACCGAAAATACAGGGATTGGAGGCAGCTAGTATTCGCAGTCTTCAGATGAGCCCCCTGGATTCCCGCACTCTGTATGTCGGTACCAATGGAGGAGGGTTGTACCGAAGCACGGATGCCGGAGAGACCTGGAGCCGGTTACCTCTTACTCCGGCATCTGGTGATTAG
- a CDS encoding lipocalin-like domain-containing protein, with protein MSTRSLWREISLLFMFSLPGVSEVFGETPGVGYHEFTPARPGYVYAFPRDHGSHEQFQTEWWYFTGHLSTTTGRRFGYELTFFRRGIDSPDAWSNPSAWAMRHLYFAHFALTDEANEQFQFAEKLSRAGINKAGAEADRLHVWIDRWVLKTVAPDHGQFHLQAQAEDFSIDLILESSKPPVIHGTDGVSRKGREAEATSHYYSMTRLQTTGSVVVQGVPLAVNGVSWMDHEFGSADLSDGLVGWDWFSLQLENDYDIMAYGLRREDGTFDAASSGTLVRPDGSSTSISLEALNVSVQEHWISPASGARYPSQWTLSIPSEKVELNISPRMANQELITRRSTAVTYWEGAVDVTGLWKGENIHGQGYVELTGYAEPYRPSR; from the coding sequence GTGAGCACGAGATCTTTGTGGCGAGAGATCTCGCTCCTGTTCATGTTTTCACTCCCTGGGGTTTCGGAAGTCTTTGGAGAGACCCCAGGCGTTGGATATCACGAATTTACTCCTGCCCGCCCCGGATACGTCTATGCGTTCCCCCGGGACCATGGCAGTCATGAGCAATTTCAGACAGAGTGGTGGTATTTTACCGGACATCTGTCCACCACGACTGGTCGACGGTTTGGGTACGAATTGACCTTTTTTCGTCGTGGAATTGACTCACCCGATGCCTGGAGCAATCCTTCTGCATGGGCCATGCGACACCTGTATTTTGCCCATTTCGCGTTAACCGACGAAGCGAATGAGCAATTCCAGTTTGCAGAGAAGCTGAGTCGTGCCGGAATCAACAAGGCCGGAGCTGAAGCGGATCGGCTCCATGTGTGGATCGATCGGTGGGTGCTGAAGACGGTGGCACCCGATCATGGACAATTTCATCTTCAGGCGCAGGCTGAAGATTTTTCCATTGATTTGATACTCGAATCGAGTAAACCCCCCGTTATTCACGGCACAGACGGGGTGAGCCGGAAAGGCCGGGAAGCAGAGGCCACTTCCCATTATTATTCAATGACTCGACTTCAGACAACTGGATCGGTGGTGGTACAGGGGGTGCCTTTGGCGGTCAACGGCGTAAGTTGGATGGATCATGAGTTTGGATCTGCAGACCTCTCGGACGGTCTCGTTGGATGGGATTGGTTCAGCCTGCAACTTGAGAATGATTATGACATCATGGCCTATGGTCTTCGCCGTGAGGATGGAACCTTTGATGCGGCATCCAGTGGAACATTGGTGAGGCCGGATGGATCCTCGACATCCATTTCTCTTGAAGCCCTTAATGTAAGCGTGCAAGAACATTGGATCAGTCCGGCCAGTGGTGCGCGCTACCCTAGTCAATGGACGTTATCTATTCCGTCTGAAAAGGTGGAGTTGAATATCTCTCCCAGAATGGCCAATCAAGAACTTATCACCAGACGAAGTACCGCCGTGACATACTGGGAAGGAGCCGTGGATGTCACCGGGCTTTGGAAGGGAGAGAATATTCATGGTCAGGGTTATGTCGAACTGACCGGATATGCCGAACCGTACCGCCCATCACGATGA
- a CDS encoding sensor histidine kinase has protein sequence MKYLQQIWGSIPAKKTMNSVILTYLLVLLGLTTFELVEEFFYPDFERWQSQVTTIIFGSLCAGIVAFIVSHRHDTLRQQLIEEIDERKRTQEELQKYQEQLEELVKERTRDLEAKTGELEQANIYLHRANRHKSVFLASMSHELRTPLNSIIGFTGIMLKGMAGEITDEQSKQLGMVKNSANHLLTLINDVLDVSKIEAGKIDFCLEEFGIDEVVTETKESVSPAAQTKGLELLTNVPEDITIFSDKRRTKQVLLNLCSNAVKFTDHGTIEVAAKALNDEKVEITVRDTGIGIKGEDMHELFEPFQQVGVSITKRQEGTGLGLYLTKKLVNLLRGEVWAKSRYGEGSEFTVVLPLRYKEESKD, from the coding sequence ATGAAATACCTTCAACAAATCTGGGGGTCGATCCCGGCCAAGAAAACAATGAACTCGGTAATTCTCACTTATCTGCTTGTTCTCCTGGGGTTGACTACATTTGAGTTGGTCGAAGAATTCTTTTATCCCGATTTCGAACGATGGCAATCGCAGGTGACTACCATCATTTTCGGCAGTCTTTGCGCTGGTATAGTGGCTTTCATCGTTTCGCATCGGCACGATACTCTTCGACAACAGCTCATCGAGGAAATCGATGAACGGAAAAGGACACAAGAAGAACTGCAAAAGTATCAGGAGCAGCTAGAAGAGCTAGTCAAGGAGCGAACCCGTGATCTTGAGGCCAAAACTGGAGAGCTTGAACAGGCAAACATTTATCTTCACCGTGCCAATCGTCACAAATCTGTCTTCCTTGCCAGCATGAGCCACGAGCTTAGGACACCGTTGAACTCCATTATTGGCTTTACGGGGATCATGTTGAAGGGAATGGCTGGCGAGATTACCGATGAGCAAAGCAAACAGCTTGGCATGGTGAAGAACAGCGCCAATCATCTTCTAACCCTCATCAACGACGTTTTGGATGTGTCTAAGATTGAGGCTGGGAAAATAGACTTTTGCCTTGAGGAATTTGGCATTGATGAGGTGGTGACCGAGACGAAGGAGAGTGTCTCTCCTGCTGCTCAGACCAAGGGCTTGGAACTTCTCACGAACGTACCCGAAGACATCACGATCTTCAGTGATAAAAGACGCACAAAACAGGTTTTGTTGAATCTGTGCAGCAATGCTGTAAAATTCACTGACCATGGAACCATAGAGGTGGCAGCCAAGGCGTTAAACGATGAAAAAGTAGAGATCACGGTCAGGGATACCGGGATAGGGATCAAAGGAGAGGACATGCATGAGCTCTTTGAACCCTTTCAACAGGTTGGGGTGTCCATTACCAAACGGCAAGAGGGAACCGGACTTGGATTGTATCTCACCAAGAAGCTGGTCAATCTACTTCGGGGCGAGGTCTGGGCCAAGAGTCGTTATGGCGAGGGGAGTGAATTTACCGTTGTTCTACCCCTGAGGTATAAGGAGGAATCAAAGGATTGA
- a CDS encoding ABC transporter permease — protein MNEQIQEVLALTNRWVKRLSREKFSMLFTLIQPMLFWLIFFGNLFQRAADIQVVQAPNYMSFLAAGVVVMTVLNNGLAGGVDLLFDKENGFLERLMATPIRRSSVILSRFLFVMAITAMQILVILGVAFLFGVSAETGILGIALILVIGMLFGVGLTAISMAMAFSVKSHGDFFSVLGFLSLPMIFLSSALVPLAAMPGWMKSLAFFNPMTWVIDAIRPLILTGWSEALPQVAIALGVLAVFDALCLYGGARAFRRSVG, from the coding sequence ATGAATGAGCAAATTCAAGAGGTACTTGCCCTGACCAATCGATGGGTCAAGCGATTGAGCCGGGAAAAGTTCAGTATGTTGTTTACGCTGATACAGCCCATGCTGTTTTGGCTCATCTTTTTCGGCAACCTGTTTCAGCGAGCAGCCGATATACAGGTCGTCCAAGCCCCGAATTACATGAGTTTTCTTGCAGCCGGTGTTGTCGTGATGACCGTTCTCAATAACGGGCTGGCCGGTGGCGTCGACTTACTGTTTGATAAAGAAAACGGGTTCCTGGAACGACTAATGGCAACCCCTATCAGACGATCGTCCGTAATCCTTAGCCGGTTTTTATTTGTGATGGCCATCACCGCCATGCAAATTCTGGTTATTCTGGGCGTGGCCTTTCTATTTGGAGTGAGTGCGGAAACCGGGATATTAGGGATCGCACTCATTCTGGTGATCGGCATGCTGTTTGGTGTCGGGCTCACCGCCATTTCCATGGCCATGGCGTTTTCCGTGAAAAGTCATGGAGATTTCTTCTCGGTGTTGGGCTTCCTCTCGCTCCCGATGATCTTTCTCAGTTCCGCGCTCGTACCATTAGCGGCAATGCCGGGTTGGATGAAATCACTGGCATTTTTCAATCCGATGACCTGGGTCATTGATGCCATCCGGCCGTTGATTCTTACCGGTTGGAGCGAGGCGCTCCCTCAGGTAGCTATCGCCCTTGGAGTCCTCGCCGTCTTCGACGCCCTGTGTCTCTATGGGGGTGCCCGCGCGTTCAGGCGCTCGGTCGGCTAA
- a CDS encoding 4'-phosphopantetheinyl transferase family protein — protein MVHVWRVHLDMSPRQAALYRADLSEDERARAKRYRLPHHQYQFISTRGILRNLIGRYVGVPPGTLGLENNIQGKPSLTEPPHPSLQFNVSHTNGMALLAFTVEHAVGIDVEQVNRNVSDQDIATRYFSPQEAAYLATLSPDKRTQEFLAYWTCKEAYLKMQGIGLSGGIAQCEIAFDRDGLKATVRSTYEPDRGNDCLLFRINAGQAHIGALSVDCPSVEVLFWDWKD, from the coding sequence GTGGTCCATGTGTGGCGTGTTCATCTGGATATGTCACCCCGGCAGGCTGCTCTCTATCGTGCCGACCTATCTGAAGATGAACGAGCACGGGCAAAACGGTATCGGCTTCCTCACCACCAATACCAATTTATTTCAACCAGAGGCATTCTTCGAAATTTGATTGGTCGGTATGTGGGAGTTCCCCCTGGTACTCTCGGACTTGAGAACAACATACAAGGGAAACCCTCTCTGACCGAACCGCCCCATCCATCATTACAATTCAATGTCTCTCATACAAATGGAATGGCATTGCTGGCCTTCACGGTTGAACACGCTGTGGGGATTGATGTAGAACAGGTCAACCGGAATGTCAGCGATCAGGATATCGCCACAAGGTATTTTTCTCCCCAAGAGGCCGCGTACCTTGCTACCCTTTCACCTGACAAGCGGACCCAAGAGTTTTTAGCCTACTGGACCTGCAAGGAAGCGTATCTCAAAATGCAGGGGATTGGGCTATCAGGTGGAATAGCTCAATGTGAGATCGCATTCGACCGGGATGGATTGAAGGCTACTGTGCGGTCAACATATGAACCCGATCGGGGGAACGACTGTTTACTCTTTCGCATCAATGCAGGCCAGGCTCACATCGGAGCCCTATCCGTAGACTGTCCTTCGGTTGAAGTGTTGTTTTGGGATTGGAAGGATTAA
- a CDS encoding ATP-binding cassette domain-containing protein yields the protein MSDAVAIEVKGLGKTYDTVTAVKNLSLSVMQGEIFGLLGPNGAGKSTTLRILITTLSPTSGTATIFGHDVAKEADTIRRMIGYVPQERAIDRFLTGREHLLLLADLYHLPKNEALTRIASLLKLVDLEEHADRVAKGYSGGMKRKLDIACGLLPNPKVLFLDEPTLGLDVQSRLNIWQYLRKLREQGMTIVMTTNYLDEADQLCDRIAIIDRGEIRAIGSPKDLKASLGGDGVWLTLGDPQPQVLETLSTALKALPFIRAIRPTPQGLDIRVDAPEKALPAILEATNRVGCLLDGIEYHRPRLDDVFVAHTGRSLKDQPPEPTT from the coding sequence ATGTCTGATGCCGTTGCCATTGAGGTTAAAGGGCTGGGGAAAACCTACGACACCGTGACCGCGGTGAAGAATCTTTCCCTCTCCGTCATGCAAGGAGAAATTTTTGGCCTACTGGGACCCAATGGGGCAGGGAAGAGTACCACGCTTCGAATTTTAATTACGACCCTCAGTCCCACATCCGGGACCGCAACCATTTTCGGACATGATGTCGCCAAAGAAGCCGATACTATTCGACGGATGATCGGCTACGTTCCGCAAGAACGGGCTATCGACCGCTTTCTTACCGGTCGGGAACATCTGCTGTTGCTTGCGGATCTCTATCATCTCCCAAAAAATGAAGCCCTCACCAGGATTGCATCGCTCCTGAAGCTGGTCGATCTGGAAGAACATGCCGATCGCGTGGCCAAAGGATATTCCGGTGGGATGAAACGCAAATTGGATATTGCCTGCGGTTTATTGCCCAATCCCAAAGTACTCTTTTTGGACGAACCCACACTCGGACTTGACGTTCAAAGCCGCCTCAATATCTGGCAATACCTGCGGAAATTGCGCGAGCAGGGCATGACCATCGTCATGACCACCAATTACCTGGATGAAGCCGACCAGCTTTGTGATCGAATTGCTATCATTGACCGCGGCGAAATCCGCGCCATTGGCTCTCCAAAGGACTTAAAGGCCAGTTTGGGTGGCGATGGCGTCTGGCTCACTCTTGGAGACCCGCAGCCTCAGGTTCTCGAAACCCTCTCAACCGCTTTGAAAGCCTTGCCCTTCATACGTGCCATTCGTCCCACTCCACAAGGGCTTGATATCCGCGTCGATGCTCCCGAGAAGGCATTGCCTGCTATTCTCGAGGCCACAAATCGAGTAGGATGTCTCCTCGATGGAATCGAATATCATCGGCCGAGGCTGGACGACGTGTTTGTGGCTCACACAGGCCGGTCCCTCAAAGACCAACCCCCTGAACCCACGACCTAA
- a CDS encoding SirB1 family protein, whose protein sequence is MHSPSETKIQALLRLLSDPNEQVAKTIQDEFVRIGPSALPFLEKAGADDTALESRVAFVKNEILFEQLKEEFSTFVTHCSRQMDWEQGAFLIAKIAYPDVDIPHYQQCLDQLTEEFRKKWHSEDSAPGKVARLLSAFLFKDKGFSGNRIHYHDPDNSYLHRVIESRQGIPISLSAIYVFVGNRLNLPLSGVGMPGHFLVKIEGEPIPQFVDCFNGGALLREQDCEQFITASGLDYSPEFLEKSPTRLILARMLRNLLSIYEREEQNPMTERIQSLLQILEDSSADQDPSS, encoded by the coding sequence TTGCACTCGCCTTCGGAGACAAAAATTCAGGCTCTGCTTCGTTTGTTATCCGACCCCAACGAACAGGTCGCCAAAACGATCCAGGACGAATTCGTCCGTATTGGGCCCTCAGCCTTACCATTTCTGGAAAAAGCCGGCGCAGATGATACGGCATTGGAATCCCGGGTTGCTTTTGTCAAAAATGAAATTCTTTTTGAGCAACTCAAAGAGGAATTCAGCACGTTTGTTACCCATTGCTCCCGGCAGATGGATTGGGAGCAGGGGGCCTTCCTCATCGCCAAGATCGCCTATCCGGATGTCGATATTCCCCATTATCAGCAGTGCCTCGATCAGCTCACGGAAGAATTTCGAAAAAAATGGCATTCCGAAGATTCAGCGCCGGGGAAAGTCGCCAGACTCCTCAGCGCGTTCCTCTTTAAAGACAAGGGATTTTCCGGAAACCGCATCCATTACCACGACCCAGACAATAGCTATCTGCATCGGGTTATCGAATCCCGGCAAGGGATTCCCATCTCTCTCTCGGCCATCTACGTGTTTGTGGGAAACCGTTTAAATTTGCCCCTCTCCGGGGTCGGAATGCCGGGACATTTCCTGGTGAAGATTGAAGGAGAGCCGATTCCGCAATTTGTGGATTGCTTTAACGGTGGGGCACTCTTACGGGAACAAGACTGTGAACAATTTATTACGGCATCCGGTTTGGACTATTCTCCTGAGTTTTTGGAAAAGAGTCCGACACGTTTGATTCTTGCCCGCATGCTCCGAAACCTGTTGAGTATTTATGAGCGGGAAGAACAGAATCCCATGACGGAGCGAATACAGTCCCTGCTTCAAATCCTGGAGGACTCTTCCGCCGATCAGGATCCCTCTTCCTAA
- a CDS encoding LON peptidase substrate-binding domain-containing protein, whose protein sequence is MPIFPLPNVVFFPETYLPLHIFEPRYREMVHDASGQGDCIGMVLLKDGWEDEYEADPPIYPIGCVGRIISSHKLADGRLNIVLQGLQRCTFEEQEVSTPYRQARIIPNAQKGAPSLDIETRINLEQITQEYLTWKKAHELCQVIASGKLTDSILVHNLSAGLDLSPVEKQFLLESGHLIQQARRLIDLIRFKLADLRTAQG, encoded by the coding sequence GTGCCAATTTTTCCACTGCCCAACGTCGTGTTTTTCCCTGAAACCTATTTGCCACTACACATCTTTGAACCCCGTTACCGGGAAATGGTGCATGACGCATCCGGTCAGGGAGATTGCATTGGCATGGTCTTGCTCAAGGACGGTTGGGAAGACGAGTATGAGGCGGATCCGCCGATTTATCCCATCGGATGTGTGGGGCGAATTATCAGCTCACACAAACTGGCTGACGGTCGGCTTAATATTGTGTTGCAAGGCCTTCAGCGATGTACCTTTGAAGAGCAAGAGGTCTCAACGCCCTACCGCCAAGCACGAATTATTCCGAATGCACAAAAGGGCGCACCCTCCCTGGACATCGAAACCCGCATTAATCTGGAGCAAATTACCCAAGAATATTTGACCTGGAAAAAGGCTCATGAGTTGTGTCAGGTGATCGCTTCTGGCAAACTCACGGATTCCATTCTGGTTCATAACCTTTCAGCCGGTCTTGATTTGTCACCCGTGGAAAAACAATTTTTACTTGAATCCGGCCATCTCATCCAGCAAGCTCGCCGCCTGATTGATCTCATCCGCTTTAAACTTGCCGATCTTCGAACGGCACAAGGATAA
- a CDS encoding response regulator, translated as MKKILLVDDNETNMYLARFILQQHGHEVIEARNGAQAIELALKEKLDMIIMDIQLPDLNGLEATKRIRASEIGSKVPIIAFTSYAMPGDRERSLAAGCTGYIEKPLNPDTFMEELGKHM; from the coding sequence TTGAAGAAAATCTTGTTAGTTGATGACAACGAAACCAATATGTATTTGGCAAGGTTCATCCTCCAGCAACATGGGCATGAGGTCATCGAGGCAAGAAATGGAGCGCAGGCAATTGAATTGGCACTCAAAGAAAAGCTCGATATGATTATCATGGATATACAGCTTCCTGACCTCAATGGCCTTGAAGCCACAAAAAGGATACGAGCCTCTGAGATAGGGTCAAAGGTTCCTATTATCGCTTTTACTTCTTATGCCATGCCTGGTGACAGGGAGAGATCCCTCGCTGCTGGCTGTACCGGTTATATCGAAAAGCCCCTTAATCCCGACACCTTTATGGAAGAGTTAGGAAAACACATGTAG